A part of Miscanthus floridulus cultivar M001 chromosome 6, ASM1932011v1, whole genome shotgun sequence genomic DNA contains:
- the LOC136461506 gene encoding protein PAT1 homolog: MLPTGEPTSGSVPLRQGHFLLEPGPPPAAVPAANANTSNTGDTRFDASQYAFFGNNVLEDIELGGFEDDNDSNAAFTGLDDLERPLSSQEIALEAEDSSFSDLADTFSKLRRDVNLPKHIGVNNLGTSFSRESSAAADWAPEFESPLWPDQYVQGAKQGLNGNGWWPPQRRSSLLADSRLHRTSSSPQQQEQHNHNEPVLGPRPSPLHRTSSYPQKEPQYNPAEVIPAPNAPYMSNHPPGGPPNSVPRQPHQMNMPSFNEFQMHMSAQSDAPFSQFPRGGTPPESLFGGNRGHMISTGFSTNSSGQQGHLLNNMPNLLPNHLQRPNTFMPHQMLTTRQQNGMLPIQQSSQQSSRTQAHMFGPQHPPQMMNRFDNFGMPEFSDPRTRSLMHHGRQSHHFPLQGSEFGIMKMGNGRSRFRSKYMSTEELENILRIQHAATHINDPYIDDYYHQACLASRYVDGRSKHRFYPTLIRDPSSCARSKDEPHAYLKVDALGRLPFSSIRRPRPLLDVEPASATDDNSLISKPLDQEPLLAARITIEDGLNLLLDIDDIDRLLQFSQQQDGGLQLKNRRQSLLGQLAESLQLVDPLGPNKNTHLSANDDLVFFRIVSLPKGQKLLSRYINLMVPGSDLARIVCMAVSRHLRFVFGNLPSDDGSAETVTKLASAVAACIRGMDLSGLSACLAAIVCSSEHPPLRPLGYAAGDGATVIIKSVLDRATELLTELPAAPDYSAPNRALWQASFNAFFGLLTKYCVSKFDSMVHNMHKHPAAATAIRKELPVELLRASLPHTDEQQRRLLLEFAQRTVPVAGHSSDG; encoded by the exons ATGCTGCCAACCGGGGAACCTACCTCTGGATCCGTGCCCTTGCGCCAGGGCCACTTTCTCCTGGAGCCGGGGCCTCCGCCGGCGGCGGTACCTGCTGCCAACGCGAACACCTCTAATACAG GTGACACTAGATTTGATGCATCACAGTATGCTTTTTTTGGCAACAATGTGCTGGAGGACATTGAACTAGGTGGATTCGAAGATGATAACGACAGTAATGCTGCTTTCACTGGACTCGATGATTTAGAGCGCCCACTTTCTTCTCAAGAGATTGCACTAGAG GCTGAAGATAGTTCATTCTCAGATCTTGCAGATACATTCTCAAAG CTAAGAAGAGATGTTAACCTACCAAAGCATATTGGGGTAAATAACCTTGGGACTTCTTTTTCAAGAGAAA GTTCTGCTGCTGCTGACTGGGCTCCAGAATTTGAATCCCCACTCTGGCCTGATCAGTACGTGCAAGGTGCTAAGCAAGGACTAAATGGCAATGGCTGGTGGCCTCCACAGCGCCGTTCTTCTCTCCTTGCTGATTCCAGATTGCACAGAACATCCTCATCCCCTCAGCAACAGGAACAACACAATCATAATGAACCTGTTCTTGGACCAAGGCCATCTCCTTTGCACCGTACATCCTCATACCCACAAAAGGAGCCTCAGTACAATCCTGCTGAAGTCATTCCTGCTCCAAATGCACCATACATGTCAAACCATCCACCTGGTGGTCCACCCAATTCAGTGCCTCGACAACCACATCAGATGAACATGCCATCTTTCAATGAATTTCAGATGCATATGTCTGCACAAAGTGATGCCCCATTCTCCCAGTTTCCTCGTGGAGGGACACCTCCAGAGTCATTGTTTGGTGGAAACCGGGGCCATATGATTTCAACAGGCTTCTCAACTAACAGCAGTGGACAACAAGGtcatctgctgaataatatgCCAAATTTGCTGCCAAACCATCTACAACGTCCGAATACATTCATGCCCCATCAAATGCTAACAACACGCCAACAGAATGGTATGCTCCCAATTCAGCAATCTTCACAGCAGTCATCAAGAACACAGGCACACATGTTTGGCCCCCAGCATCCACCACAAATGATGAATAGGTTTGATAATTTTGGGATGCCTGAGTTCAGTGATCCAAGAACAAGATCATTAATGCACCATGGAAGGCAAAGCCACCATTTTCCTCTCCAAGGCTCTGAGTTTGGTATTATGAAGATGGGTAATGGGAGGTCAAGGTTTAGATCCAAGTATATGTCCACTGAAGAACTTGAAAACATTTTAAGAATACAGCATGCCGCCACTCACATAAATGATCCATACATCGATGATTATTACCATCAAGCTTGTTTGGCCAGCAGATATGTGGATGGAAGGTCGAAGCATCGCTTCTACCCAACCTTGATTCGGGATCCATCATCATGTGCACGGAGCAAGGATGAGCCACATGCATACCTTAAGGTCGATGCCCTAGGGAGACTGCCATTTTCTTCCATCCGGAGGCCACGTCCACTTCTTGATGTTGAACCAGCTTCTGCAACCGACGATAACTCTCTTATTTCAAAGCCTCTTGATCAGGAACCTCTGCTAGCTGCTAGGATCACGATTGAGGATGGACTCAACCTACTACTTGATATAGATGATATTGATCGCTTGCTTCAATTTAGCCAGCAGCAAGATGGTGGTTTACAACTTAAAAACAGAAGGCAATCTCTCCTTGGTCAGCTGGCAGAATCACTGCAGTTGGTTGATCCACTAGGTCCAAATAAAAACACACATTTGTCTGCAAATGATGATTTGGTATTTTTTCGCATTGTTTCTCTACCCAAGGGCCAGAAACTACTTTCACGCTATATCAACCTCATGGTACCTGGTAGCGATCTTGCAAGGATAGTTTGCATGGCAGTATCCCGGCATCTGAGGTTTGTGTTTGGAAATTTGCCATCTGATGATGGTTCAGCTGAGACAGTAACTAAACTAGCTAGTGCTGTAGCTGCATGCATTCGTGGGATGGACTTAAGTGGGCTCAGCGCTTGTCTTGCAGCAATTGTGTGCTCGTCTGAGCATCCACCTCTTCGACCCCTTGGATATGCTGCTGGTGATGGTGCCACTGTCATCATAAAGTCTGTCCTGGATAGAGCAACAGAGCTTCTCACTGAGCTGCCTGCTGCACCAGACTATAGCGCTCCAAACCGAGCCCTATGGCAAGCATCGTTTAATGCTTTCTTTGGGCTGCTTACTAAGTATTGCGTGAGTAAATTTGACAGCATGGTTCACAATATGCACAAGCACCCTGCTGCTGCAACAGCGATACGCAAGgaacttccagttgagcttctGCGTGCCAGTCTTCCTCACACAGATGAGCAACAGCGCAGACTATTGCTTGAGTTCGCCCAGCGGACTGTGCCTGTCGCTGGCCATAGTTCTGACGGGTGA